The following are from one region of the Patagioenas fasciata isolate bPatFas1 chromosome 14, bPatFas1.hap1, whole genome shotgun sequence genome:
- the HAND1 gene encoding heart- and neural crest derivatives-expressed protein 1 isoform X2, whose translation MNLVGSYQHHHHHHHHHHMLHDPFLFGPAARCHQERAYFPGWVLNPAEVTPELAGQSPGYGPAEYGPTGQGRLEALSGRLGRRKGVGGPKKERRRTESINSAFAELRECIPNVPADTKLSKIKTLRLATSYIAYLMEVLAKDSQPGDTEGFKAELKKADGRENKRKRETPEVYSQPLGHGEKKLKGRTGWPQQVWALELNP comes from the exons ATGAACCTGGTAGGGAGCtaccagcaccaccaccaccaccaccatcaccaccatatGCTGCACGACCCTTTCCTCTTCGGGCCGGCGGCGCGGTGCCACCAGGAGCGCGCCTACTTCCCCGGCTGGGTGCTTAACCCGGCCGAGGTGACCCCCGAGCTCGCCGGGCAGAGCCCTGGGTACGGCCCCGCCGAGTACGGCCCGACCGGCCAGGGGCGGCTGGAGGCTCTCAGCGGCCGCCTGGGCCGGCGGAAAGGGGTCGGGGGACCCAAGAAAGAGCGACGGAGGACGGAGAGCATCAACAGTGCCTTCGCCGAGCTCCGCGAGTGCATCCCCAACGTGCCCGCCGACACCAAGCTCTCCAAGATCAAGACTCTGCGCCTGGCTACCAGCTACATCGCCTACCTGATGGAGGTCCTGGCCAAGGAcagccagcctggggacaccGAGGGCTTCAAAGCCGAGCTCAAGAAAGCCGACGGCAGGGAGAACAAGAGGAAACGGGAGACG CCCGAGGTCTACTCGCAGCCTTTGGGCCACGGCGAGAAGAAGCTGAAGGGCCGGACGGGTTGGCCCCAGCAGGTCTGGGCTCTGGAACTGAACCCCTGA
- the HAND1 gene encoding heart- and neural crest derivatives-expressed protein 1 isoform X1, with product MNLVGSYQHHHHHHHHHHMLHDPFLFGPAARCHQERAYFPGWVLNPAEVTPELAGQSPGYGPAEYGPTGQGRLEALSGRLGRRKGVGGPKKERRRTESINSAFAELRECIPNVPADTKLSKIKTLRLATSYIAYLMEVLAKDSQPGDTEGFKAELKKADGRENKRKRETQPEVYSQPLGHGEKKLKGRTGWPQQVWALELNP from the exons ATGAACCTGGTAGGGAGCtaccagcaccaccaccaccaccaccatcaccaccatatGCTGCACGACCCTTTCCTCTTCGGGCCGGCGGCGCGGTGCCACCAGGAGCGCGCCTACTTCCCCGGCTGGGTGCTTAACCCGGCCGAGGTGACCCCCGAGCTCGCCGGGCAGAGCCCTGGGTACGGCCCCGCCGAGTACGGCCCGACCGGCCAGGGGCGGCTGGAGGCTCTCAGCGGCCGCCTGGGCCGGCGGAAAGGGGTCGGGGGACCCAAGAAAGAGCGACGGAGGACGGAGAGCATCAACAGTGCCTTCGCCGAGCTCCGCGAGTGCATCCCCAACGTGCCCGCCGACACCAAGCTCTCCAAGATCAAGACTCTGCGCCTGGCTACCAGCTACATCGCCTACCTGATGGAGGTCCTGGCCAAGGAcagccagcctggggacaccGAGGGCTTCAAAGCCGAGCTCAAGAAAGCCGACGGCAGGGAGAACAAGAGGAAACGGGAGACG CAGCCCGAGGTCTACTCGCAGCCTTTGGGCCACGGCGAGAAGAAGCTGAAGGGCCGGACGGGTTGGCCCCAGCAGGTCTGGGCTCTGGAACTGAACCCCTGA